Proteins co-encoded in one Solea senegalensis isolate Sse05_10M linkage group LG8, IFAPA_SoseM_1, whole genome shotgun sequence genomic window:
- the LOC122773861 gene encoding odorant receptor 131-2-like: protein MADNSSMAGGGTLQHFGERFYIVQLLVLIFLCINLLLIMTLFSKVYFYTTMRYILFTVTLLSDTFILFITDVMFIFSYSQVKMPIALCVPVYIVVIVYTFVTPLTLTAMTLECYVAICMPLRYGELCTSRRALHCILIIHGLSFVPITFVLSIFFASAPTSLYSEHRICSMDIFVYLRWQDNAKMAVYQLYFFVMSATIIFSYIKIMKAANAASGENKKSSRRALGRVTLHGFHLLFCLILLWCPFMETAALQTDLKLFLNVRYFNYIVFNLTPRCLSPLIYGLRDEKVFLALKQNAPFQFNFGQNSVQIKKI, encoded by the coding sequence aTGGCAGATAACAGCTCCATGGCCGGTGGTGGGACTTTGCAGCATTTCGGTGAACGTTTTTACATCGTGCAGTTGCTGGTGTTGATTTTTCTGTGCATCAACTTGTTGCTCATTATGACCCTTTTCTCAAAGGTCTACTTCTACACAACCATGCGATACATCTTATTCACTGTGACTCTATTGTCTGATaccttcattttattcattaccGATGTTATGTTTATCTTTAGCTACTCTCAGGTCAAGATGCCTATCGCCCTGTGTGTTCCAGTCTATATTGTTGTGATTGTGTACACTTTTGTCACACCTTTGACTCTCACAGCCATGACGCTGGAGTGCTATGTGGCCATTTGCATGCCCTTGCGCTACGGAGAGCTGTGCACGTCGCGGAGAGCTCTGCActgcatcctcatcattcacggCCTCAGCTTTGTACCAATCACTTTTGtcctctccatcttctttgcATCAGCTCCCACAAGCTTGTACTCCGAGCACAGGATATGCTCCATGGACATATTTGTGTATCTCCGATGGCAGGACAACGCTAAAATGGCTGTGTATCAGTTGTACTTTTTCGTCATGTCTGCCACCATCATCTTCTCCTACATTAAGATCATGAAAGCGGCCAATGCGGCGTCAGGAGAGAATAAAAAGTCGTCGAGGAGAGCGCTCGGAAGAGTGACTCTTCATGGCTTTCacctccttttctgtctcattcTACTGTGGTGTCCGTTCATGGAGACTGCTGCGCTTCAGACtgatttaaagctttttttaaatgtcaggtacttcaATTACATAGTGTTTAATCTCACTCCAAGATGCCTGAGTCCTCTCATTTACGGCCTCAGGGATGAAAAGGTTTTTCTTGCACTGAAACAAAATGCACCTTTTCAGTTCAACTTTGGACAAAACAGTGTACAGATCAAGAAAATCTGA
- the LOC122773777 gene encoding odorant receptor 131-2-like — protein sequence MAANDSSVRVIDERVIIVQVLISLFLCINLLLITVFFMKDFFYTTMRYIFFALTLMSDCVFLLVTNALLILSYFRFNMHMSLCLIVYVAVSLYIFVTPVTLTAMTLERFVAICMPLRHGDLCSTRSALHCIVIIHGVSSLPCVVVLSIFFATASHSYYTKAIVCSVEKFILHTWQSHLRSAISQFYFLVMVIIIMFSYFKIMKVARAASGQNRKSTWKGLRTVVLHGFQLFLCLFQLWCPFIEAAVLQINLMLYVNVRYFNYIMFILSPRCLSPLIYGLRDEKFFVALRSFVLCGFYKKH from the coding sequence ATGGCAGCCAATGACTCTTCAGTCCGCGTGATTGATGAAAGGGTCATTATAGTTCAGGTTCTCATATCACTTTTCCTTTGCATCAACCTTTTGCTGATCACAGTCTTTTTCATGAAGGATTTCTTCTACACAACCATGCGCTACATCTTCTTTGCACTGACTCTTATGtctgattgtgtgtttttacttgtaACTAACGCTCTTCTCATTTTATCGTACTTTCGTTTTAACATGCATATGTCATTGTGCCTTATTGTGTATGTGGCTGTGTctttatacatttttgtcactcCGGTGACTCTGACAGCGATGACGCTGGAGCGCTTTGTGGCCATTTGCATGCCACTGCGACACGGAGATCTGTGCTCCACACGCAGCGCTCTGCACTGCATCGTCATCATTCACGGCGTCAGCTCTTTGCCCTGCGTGGTtgttctctccatcttctttgcTACTGCGAGCCACAGCTACTACACAAAGGCTATTGTTTGCTCTGTGGAGAAGTTCATCCTCCACACCTGGCAGAGTCATCTTAGGTCTGCAATAAGTCAGTTTTACTTCCTGGTCAtggttatcattatcatgttctcatactttaaaataatgaaggtgGCCAGAGCTGCATCAGGACAGAACAGAAAGTCAACATGGAAAGGCCTCAGAACTGTGGTTCTTCATGGCTTTCAGCTGTTCCTTTGTCTTTTCCAGCTGTGGTGTCCTTTCATTGAAGCTGCTGTTCTTCAGATTAACTTGATGCTCTACGttaatgtcaggtactttaactaCATTATGTTCATTCTTTCTCCGAGGTGTTTGAGTCCTCTCATTTACGGCCTCAGGGATGAAAAGTTTTTTGTTGCTCTGAGAAGCTTTgttctttgtggtttttatAAGAAACACTAA
- the LOC122774004 gene encoding odorant receptor 131-2-like, whose amino-acid sequence MNITDTFHNMTNSQFGQNIMWMQSKVIIVQVLVVIFLCINLLLIVTFFKNECFYTTARYILFAVTLLSDSFLFLVSDLLFILSIFQITMQVFLCSVICISVLLYLIVTPVTLTAMTLERYVAICLPLRHAELCSTRSTVHVILIIHGLSSVPFAVFLFTVFASASLDFYYQYRTCSVKILIVYKWQDHVWSAVFQFYFLIMSLIIMLCYVKIMKVARTASGDDKISSKGLRTVTLHAFQLLLCLIQFWYPLITSILIYTNFTDFQHVRFFCYIMFNLTPRCLSPLIYGLRDEMFLTALKKFLSCGLCDRQ is encoded by the coding sequence atgaatattacagACACTTTTCATAATATGACCAACTCACAGTTTGGTCAGAATATAATGTGGATGCAAAGTAAGGTCATTATCGTGCAGGTGCTGGTGGTGATTTTTCTCTGCATCAACTTGTTGCTGATCGTGACCTTCTTTAAAAACGAGTGCTTCTACACAACTGCTCGCTACATCCTCTTTGCTGTGACGTTACTGTCGGACAGTTTCTTGTTCTTAGTGTCCGACCTTCTCTTTATCTTAAGCATTTTTCAAATCACCATGCAGGTTTTCTTGTGCAGCGTCATCTGCATCAGTGTGCTCTTGTACCTCATCGTCACACCAGTGACTCTCACAGCGATGACGCTGGAGCGCTACGTGGCTATTTGTTTGCCTCTACGTCACGCGGAGCTGTGCTCCACGCGCAGCACTGTACAcgtcatcctcatcattcacggCCTCAGCTCTGTGCCCTTTGCCGTCTTTCTTTTCACCGTCTTTGCGTCAGCATCTCTTGACTTTTACTATCAATACAGGACATGCTCTGtaaagattttaattgtgtatAAATGGCAGGATCACGTCTGGTCAGCTGTGTTTCAGTTCTACTTCCTCATCATGTCTCTCATCATCATGTTGTGCTAcgttaaaataatgaaagtggCCAGAACTGCGTCAGGAGATGATAAAATATCGAGCAAAGGACTCAGGACGGTGACTCTTCATGCtttccagctgctgctctgtctcatCCAGTTTTGGTATCCTTTAATAACGTCCATTCTGATATATACTAATTTCACTGACTTCCAACATGTCCGTTTTTTTTGCTACATAATGTTTAATCTTACGCCGCGGTGTCTTAGTCCTCTCATTTATGGCCTCAGGGATGAAATGTTTCTCACTGCACTGAAAAAATTCCTCTCGTGTGGCTTGTGTGACagacaataa